The Lancefieldella sp. Marseille-Q7238 genomic interval GCCGGCGCCTGCGCAATCAGTTCATCAGGTAAGTTGTAATCAAAATCATCAGTACGCATGCCTTTTAGCGGCCTTTCTTGCATCACGCGCCTCCTGGCGCTCAAGTGCGGCTTCAGCGGCGGAAAACCGGCAACCGCAGTAATTTTGTCTGTACATCCCCAGTTCGCGGGACTCGTTTGTTGCTTCGGCATAATACGGCCGAAAATCGCGCCATACCGGTGTCAATCCTTGCGCACGGGCAATGGCGAGAAGTTCGTCTCTGCACACGTCAAAGAGCTGGTACGGAGAAACGGCCAACGTTGTCGAAACAAAGGTGAACCCGCGCTCGCGCGCCACGCGGCAGCTCTCCGCCAGTCGAATGGCATAACAGGAGCGACAGCGTTTCTCGCGATCAAACGCCGCCGGCGCCGCCGCGCTCTCCCACCTTTCACGGGGGTCTCCCGCGATGATAACTTCCACGTGAGCAACTTCTCGTGCCCACGTCATAAGGGTCTCAAGGCGCCGCGCGTGCTCTTCAAGCGGCTGTATGTTTGGATTTGTCCAGCAAATGGTCGGCTCGAAACCTTCTTGCCGAAGGAGTTTCAGCGGTTCCAGCGAACAAGGTCCACAGCACGCATGCAGCAATAGCGGCGTGGCCGCTTTCAGAGCGCTAAGCTCGCAGGTACTTTTGAGCGCACCATGTGCTGTCATGTCTTTTTCCGGCACGATATCAGGCTCTCTTTTTCTTGGCAGCGCTCTTCTCAATACGTTGGATGAAGAGCACGTATATGGCGCACAATGAAACGACAATGAGAAGAGTCAGCATGCTCCCCTCAAGTCCAAAAGAACCGCCGGAAAGAAGGTCTGGTCCCTGCGGCAAGGATATCAGGATGGAAGAAGGCGCGTCATATCCCGAAACATGCATTCCAAAGAGTATCGTCGGCACCACATACCAGATAAAGTGCGCGCCCGTTCCAAACCACACGCTATCGGAATACTCAAACAGAAGGCCAAAAAGCACGCCGAAGGCAAAAAATGAAAGAATGGCCAGAGGATCTATCTGCGGCCGCAAACTGTGCAGCAGCGTAAACAGGAGCGCCTGCACCACAATAGCGGTCCATGGTTTTTTTGTAGCTGCCAGGACGCCGTTTTGCACATATCCCCTAAAAAGAAGTTCCTCGGCAAGACTTTGCACCAAGAAGCCGCCCACCAAAAGGAGGACAAACCACACGCGATAGGTACCGCTGATTTCAAAGCCGAAACCGTTGCA includes:
- a CDS encoding epoxyqueuosine reductase QueH; translated protein: MTAHGALKSTCELSALKAATPLLLHACCGPCSLEPLKLLRQEGFEPTICWTNPNIQPLEEHARRLETLMTWAREVAHVEVIIAGDPRERWESAAAPAAFDREKRCRSCYAIRLAESCRVARERGFTFVSTTLAVSPYQLFDVCRDELLAIARAQGLTPVWRDFRPYYAEATNESRELGMYRQNYCGCRFSAAEAALERQEARDARKAAKRHAY
- a CDS encoding type II CAAX endopeptidase family protein, coding for MAKKSLVNSFDFTEAKPPKHALSPVVVALSILIVPVAVSLFGSYVIPSEYGICAQFVAFALVLAMVLFWNARVNGRTKEALGFHVGGWHSFFPGISLGVVLTLLAMGLILLCNGFGFEISGTYRVWFVLLLVGGFLVQSLAEELLFRGYVQNGVLAATKKPWTAIVVQALLFTLLHSLRPQIDPLAILSFFAFGVLFGLLFEYSDSVWFGTGAHFIWYVVPTILFGMHVSGYDAPSSILISLPQGPDLLSGGSFGLEGSMLTLLIVVSLCAIYVLFIQRIEKSAAKKKRA